One part of the Bacillus sp. FJAT-27916 genome encodes these proteins:
- a CDS encoding BA3454 family stress response protein, which produces MMNVTVVVDFMGRHYTTNVLTQRDTDESEIMQMAYEQVRKQWTPIK; this is translated from the coding sequence ATGATGAATGTAACAGTTGTAGTTGATTTCATGGGAAGACATTATACAACAAATGTGTTGACTCAAAGAGACACGGACGAATCTGAGATCATGCAAATGGCTTACGAACAAGTTCGTAAACAATGGACACCTATTAAATAA